In Thauera sp. JM12B12, one DNA window encodes the following:
- a CDS encoding ATP-binding cassette domain-containing protein — translation MPLLSVDNACLAFGHVDLLDHVSLQLDAGERVALIGRNGSGKSSLLRALAGQAALDDGTVWRQAEMVTAYVPQEPDFELEGDVFETIADGLGAAARLLVDYHAAMVAVSEHASPEALARLDALQHAVEAAGAWRLNQRVEQVVARLGLDPGAKVSSLSGGGVKRVALARALVAEPDLLLLDEPTNHLDLDGILWLEGLIRDFRGAVIVITHDRVFLDSVATRIIELDRGKLASYPGRFSDYQRRKAEELEAEEKAAARFDKFLAQEEVWIRKGVEARRTRNEGRVRRLEALRNARAARRDRLGDVSLAVDTGDKSGQMVAELTHVSKRYGDKMVVRDFSTRILRGDRIGFIGPNGAGKTTLLKLILGEVEPDEGTVRRGTRQTVAYFDQLRAQLDPELPLTEVISPGSDYVEIGGDKKHVIGYLGDFLFAPQRARSPVKSLSGGERNRLLLARLFARPANVLVLDEPTNDLDIETLDLLEELLAGYDGTLFLVSHDRAFLDNVVTQVIAAEGDGRWGEYAGGYGDWQRVQARRAEEAAAREPARRGSAPADKPRAAEPKPAANRSNKLSFNEKRELEALPDRIAALEDEQTALHARMADPALYQSAPQEIAQIKARMEALEGEIEAAMLRWEALESRAAG, via the coding sequence ATGCCCCTGCTTTCCGTCGATAACGCCTGTCTCGCCTTCGGTCACGTCGATCTGCTCGACCACGTGAGTCTTCAGCTCGATGCCGGCGAGCGTGTCGCCCTCATCGGGCGCAACGGCTCGGGCAAGTCCAGCCTGCTGCGTGCGCTCGCCGGGCAGGCGGCGCTCGATGATGGCACAGTGTGGCGGCAGGCCGAAATGGTCACCGCCTACGTCCCGCAGGAGCCGGATTTCGAGCTCGAGGGCGACGTGTTCGAGACCATCGCCGACGGCCTGGGCGCCGCTGCCCGCCTGCTGGTCGATTACCACGCCGCCATGGTCGCGGTGTCCGAGCATGCGAGCCCGGAGGCCTTGGCAAGGCTCGATGCCTTGCAGCATGCGGTCGAGGCGGCCGGCGCGTGGCGACTCAACCAGCGCGTCGAGCAGGTGGTCGCGCGTCTCGGACTCGACCCGGGGGCAAAGGTTTCCAGCCTCTCGGGTGGCGGGGTCAAGCGCGTTGCGCTCGCGCGCGCGCTAGTGGCCGAGCCCGACCTGCTGCTGCTCGACGAGCCCACCAACCACCTCGACCTCGACGGCATCCTGTGGCTGGAGGGCCTGATCCGCGACTTCCGCGGCGCGGTCATCGTCATCACCCACGACCGCGTGTTCCTCGACAGCGTCGCCACCCGCATCATCGAGCTCGACCGCGGCAAGCTCGCGAGCTACCCGGGGCGGTTCTCCGACTACCAGCGGCGCAAGGCCGAGGAGCTCGAGGCCGAGGAGAAGGCCGCCGCGCGCTTCGACAAGTTCCTCGCCCAGGAGGAGGTGTGGATCCGCAAGGGCGTCGAGGCTCGCCGTACCCGCAACGAGGGCCGCGTGCGCCGCCTCGAGGCGCTGCGCAACGCGCGCGCCGCGCGCCGCGACCGCCTCGGCGACGTCAGCCTGGCGGTGGACACCGGCGACAAGAGCGGCCAGATGGTGGCCGAGCTCACCCATGTCTCCAAGCGCTACGGCGACAAGATGGTGGTGCGCGACTTCTCCACCCGCATCCTGCGCGGCGACCGCATCGGCTTCATCGGCCCCAACGGCGCCGGCAAGACCACGCTGCTCAAGCTCATCCTCGGCGAGGTCGAGCCCGACGAGGGCACGGTACGCCGCGGCACCCGGCAGACGGTGGCCTACTTCGACCAGCTGCGCGCCCAGCTCGACCCCGAGCTGCCGCTCACCGAGGTGATCAGCCCGGGTTCGGACTACGTCGAGATCGGGGGCGACAAGAAGCACGTCATCGGCTACCTCGGCGACTTCCTGTTCGCGCCCCAGCGCGCGCGCTCGCCGGTCAAGTCGCTCTCCGGCGGCGAGCGCAACCGCCTGCTGCTGGCGCGCCTGTTCGCCCGTCCGGCCAACGTGCTGGTGCTCGACGAGCCCACCAACGACCTCGACATCGAGACCCTGGACCTGCTCGAGGAGTTGCTCGCCGGCTACGACGGCACCTTGTTCCTGGTCAGCCACGACCGCGCCTTCCTCGACAACGTCGTCACCCAGGTGATCGCCGCCGAGGGCGACGGGCGCTGGGGCGAGTACGCCGGCGGCTACGGGGACTGGCAGCGCGTGCAGGCCAGACGTGCGGAGGAGGCGGCCGCGCGCGAGCCGGCCAGGCGCGGTTCTGCGCCCGCCGACAAGCCGCGGGCGGCCGAGCCGAAACCGGCTGCGAATCGATCGAACAAGCTCTCCTTCAACGAGAAGCGCGAGCTCGAGGCGCTGCCGGACCGCATCGCCGCACTGGAAGACGAACAGACCGCGCTGCATGCGCGCATGGCCGACCCGGCGCTGTACCAGAGCGCCCCGCAGGAGATCGCGCAGATCAAGGCGCGGATGGAGGCGCTCGAAGGCGAGATCGAGGCCGCGATGCTGCGCTGGGAAGCGCTGGAGTCGCGCGCCGCGGGCTGA
- a CDS encoding site-specific recombinase, with translation MERLLERFGQPEQQQVALWVDLVDKLRPPRPTQTDKATENLRTLNHLLARRPELLNNLRGAMLRLFDEHKQVTMYVSSGLLPSTGFFSETSRRIGGRLLPEVVDTTYLKDLLSVVFHRVDDEVWVNAIADEDWLELLRLLVGHQSPMFEEDASPLPNAVSEILESLRVLSFHVSAIGLDRELVRIDPNLEEHESPFLAQNAELLTYIQHYSDWWTTPGALIADDKHLSVMLHQCDEVLQRVRKRAMRIGTSLTLTFKLERLRQHLERIHELNSLLSELRARRVVEDAAPRIVRLFKTLVRAECRKNILSDYWGQNVELLSLRMTESASKTGEKYITSSRGEYFGLIASAALGGLIIAFMAANKIVLGSQGMAPLNELLSYCLNYGLGFMLIHMLGGTVATKQPAMTANAIAASIGEAKGKTRDLEALADLVVRTIRSQAGAILGNIGVAIPVALLVGLLIKLGTGEHFVSPEKAHELLDEIDPRGGALLYAAIAGVCLFMSGLIAAYYDNLSAYNRVPQRLRQLRGLRRLLGEARADRFAAYVEQNIGALVGNFFFGFLLGGATAIGVLFGLPIDIRHIAFSSAYLGYASAALDFSIPATTVAIALSGVLLIGITNLLVSFMLTLSVAMRARRISFAQGRSLGGLLAKRLLRAPGAFLFPPRSDEPALGPTPPNG, from the coding sequence ATGGAAAGACTTCTCGAACGCTTCGGCCAGCCCGAACAGCAGCAGGTTGCCCTGTGGGTCGACCTCGTCGACAAGCTGCGCCCGCCACGCCCGACGCAGACCGACAAGGCCACCGAGAACCTGCGCACTCTGAACCACCTGCTGGCGCGCCGTCCTGAGCTGCTGAACAACCTGCGCGGGGCCATGCTGCGGCTGTTCGACGAGCACAAGCAGGTGACGATGTACGTGTCCTCCGGCCTGCTGCCGTCCACCGGCTTCTTCTCCGAGACCTCGCGCCGGATCGGCGGACGCCTGCTGCCGGAGGTCGTCGACACCACCTATCTCAAGGACCTGCTCTCGGTCGTGTTCCACCGCGTCGACGACGAGGTGTGGGTGAACGCGATCGCCGACGAGGACTGGCTCGAGCTGCTGCGCCTGCTGGTCGGCCACCAGTCGCCGATGTTCGAGGAGGACGCCAGCCCGCTGCCGAACGCGGTCAGCGAGATCCTGGAATCGCTGCGCGTGCTGTCCTTCCACGTGTCGGCGATCGGGCTCGACCGCGAGCTCGTGCGCATCGACCCCAACCTGGAAGAGCACGAATCCCCCTTCCTGGCGCAGAACGCCGAACTGCTGACCTACATCCAGCACTACAGCGACTGGTGGACCACCCCCGGCGCGCTGATCGCCGACGACAAGCATCTGAGCGTGATGCTGCACCAGTGCGACGAGGTGCTGCAGCGCGTGAGAAAGCGCGCGATGCGCATCGGCACCAGCCTCACGCTCACCTTCAAGCTCGAGCGCCTGCGCCAGCACCTCGAGCGCATCCACGAGCTCAATTCGCTGTTGAGCGAGCTGCGCGCGCGCCGCGTCGTCGAGGACGCCGCGCCGCGCATCGTGCGCCTGTTCAAGACCCTGGTGCGGGCGGAGTGCCGCAAGAACATCCTGTCCGACTACTGGGGGCAGAACGTCGAGCTGCTGTCACTGCGCATGACGGAGAGCGCCAGCAAGACCGGCGAAAAGTACATCACCAGCTCGCGCGGCGAGTATTTCGGGCTTATCGCCTCGGCCGCGCTCGGCGGCCTGATCATCGCCTTCATGGCCGCCAACAAGATCGTGCTCGGCAGCCAGGGCATGGCGCCGCTCAACGAGCTGCTGTCGTACTGCCTCAACTACGGCCTCGGCTTCATGCTCATCCACATGCTCGGGGGCACGGTCGCCACCAAGCAGCCGGCGATGACCGCGAACGCGATCGCCGCCTCGATCGGCGAGGCGAAGGGCAAGACGCGCGATCTCGAGGCGCTGGCCGACCTCGTGGTGCGCACCATACGCAGCCAGGCCGGCGCCATCCTCGGCAACATCGGCGTGGCCATCCCGGTCGCGCTCCTCGTGGGCCTGCTGATCAAGCTCGGGACCGGCGAGCACTTCGTCAGCCCGGAGAAGGCGCACGAATTGCTCGACGAGATCGACCCGCGCGGCGGCGCCCTGCTGTACGCTGCGATCGCAGGCGTGTGCCTGTTCATGTCGGGCCTGATCGCCGCCTACTACGACAATCTCTCCGCCTACAACCGCGTACCGCAGCGTCTGCGCCAGCTGCGCGGCCTGCGCCGGCTGCTCGGCGAGGCGCGCGCCGACCGCTTCGCCGCCTATGTCGAGCAGAACATCGGCGCTCTCGTCGGCAACTTCTTCTTCGGCTTCCTGCTCGGCGGCGCCACCGCGATCGGCGTGCTGTTCGGGCTGCCGATCGACATCCGCCACATCGCCTTTTCCTCGGCCTACCTCGGCTATGCCTCGGCGGCACTCGATTTCTCGATCCCCGCGACCACGGTGGCAATCGCCTTGAGCGGGGTCCTGCTGATCGGCATCACCAACCTGCTGGTCAGCTTCATGCTCACCCTGAGCGTCGCCATGCGCGCGCGCCGCATCAGCTTCGCCCAGGGCCGCAGCCTCGGCGGGCTGCTGGCGAAGCGCCTGCTGCGCGCCCCCGGCGCATTCCTGTTCCCACCGCGAAGCGACGAACCGGCACTTGGTCCGACGCCCCCGAACGGCTAG
- a CDS encoding HAD hydrolase-like protein, with amino-acid sequence MPRYAHVLFDLDGTLIDSAPAILASYRDAFAAAGRDAVVPIDASIVGPPLLETLQMLAGTTDAKVIEPLAAGFKASYDAIGYRQTAAYEGVGDMLQRLAGAGCSLSIATNKRLLPTRLILEHLGWSDHFAAVYALDMFEPRLPHKAAMIARLMRDRRISPEQAVYVGDRSEDGESADANGLPFIAATWGYGSLIAAEMAAHWQAVATPVALTDAILNDARG; translated from the coding sequence ATGCCCCGCTACGCCCACGTGCTGTTCGATCTCGACGGCACCCTGATCGACTCCGCCCCCGCCATCCTCGCCAGCTATCGCGACGCCTTCGCTGCCGCGGGGCGCGACGCGGTGGTGCCGATCGACGCCTCGATCGTCGGTCCGCCGCTGCTCGAGACCCTGCAGATGCTGGCGGGCACTACCGATGCCAAGGTGATCGAGCCGCTGGCAGCGGGCTTCAAGGCCAGCTACGACGCCATCGGCTACCGCCAGACGGCGGCCTACGAGGGCGTGGGCGACATGCTGCAGCGGCTCGCAGGCGCCGGCTGCAGCCTGTCGATCGCCACCAACAAGCGCCTGCTGCCCACCCGGCTGATCCTCGAGCACCTCGGCTGGAGCGATCACTTCGCAGCGGTATACGCGCTCGACATGTTCGAGCCCCGGCTACCCCACAAGGCAGCCATGATCGCGCGCCTGATGCGGGACCGCAGGATCTCGCCCGAGCAGGCGGTCTATGTCGGCGATCGCAGCGAGGACGGTGAGTCGGCGGACGCAAACGGCCTGCCCTTCATCGCGGCAACCTGGGGCTACGGCAGCCTGATCGCGGCCGAGATGGCAGCGCACTGGCAGGCGGTTGCAACCCCGGTTGCGCTGACCGACGCCATCCTGAACGACGCGCGCGGCTGA
- a CDS encoding serine protease produces MSAPRPLRPVPSSGRRRLVQAMLALPLLAGGAREAMANLVATIPRVKPSIVAVGTYQRTRSPAFQFRGTGFVVGNGLLVATNAHVLPERLDSDKMEALVIVVPGEGETGTVRSARVVASERSRDLAVLRLDAGPALPALRLSAGTRVLEGREIAFTGFPIGNVLGMTPVTHRGIVAAVTPIGIPQANARSLDPALIRRLANDVFRVYQLDATAYPGNSGSPLYDPETGEVLGVMNMVFVKSTKENVLSDPSGISYAIPVEYLQRLLADLK; encoded by the coding sequence ATGAGTGCGCCGCGGCCCTTGCGGCCTGTGCCGTCATCCGGGCGGCGACGGCTCGTGCAGGCCATGCTGGCGCTGCCGCTGCTTGCGGGCGGGGCTCGGGAGGCGATGGCGAACCTGGTCGCCACCATTCCGCGCGTCAAGCCGTCGATCGTTGCCGTGGGCACCTACCAGCGCACGCGCAGCCCGGCCTTCCAGTTTCGCGGCACGGGGTTCGTGGTCGGCAACGGGCTGCTCGTCGCCACCAACGCCCATGTCCTGCCCGAGCGCCTCGACAGCGACAAGATGGAGGCGCTGGTGATCGTCGTGCCCGGCGAAGGCGAGACCGGCACGGTCAGGTCGGCACGCGTCGTCGCCAGCGAACGCAGCCGCGATCTTGCCGTGCTCCGGCTTGACGCGGGGCCGGCTCTGCCCGCGTTGCGGCTGAGTGCCGGCACGCGCGTGCTCGAGGGCCGGGAGATCGCATTCACCGGATTCCCGATCGGTAACGTCCTCGGCATGACGCCGGTCACCCATCGCGGCATCGTCGCGGCGGTCACCCCGATCGGCATTCCGCAAGCCAACGCCCGCAGCCTCGACCCTGCGCTGATCCGCCGACTCGCCAACGACGTCTTCCGCGTCTATCAGCTCGATGCCACGGCATACCCGGGCAACAGCGGCAGCCCGCTCTACGACCCGGAGACCGGGGAGGTGCTGGGCGTCATGAACATGGTGTTCGTGAAGTCGACGAAGGAGAACGTGCTCTCGGATCCCTCGGGGATCAGCTACGCGATTCCCGTCGAGTACCTGCAGCGCCTGCTGGCCGACCTGAAATAG
- a CDS encoding transglycosylase SLT domain-containing protein — translation MRGAVGLSAALACAAPVAAADAGLIAQAFAEQARYLAREALSYEHGEGVPRDQPYAARLYCESARLGDAEGMYALAWMYANGRGVERNDEYAGTLFAMAAMQGNAHAARMQRYVGEYTGAVPECLHTPSTLIEQRWPVETLISRLPAARQEVARLLAELAPKYGVQPQLALAIGLTESALNPQALSPKNAMGVMQLIPETAQRFNVSKPYDPEQNIRGGLAYLRWLLAYFEGDIALAAAGYNAGEGAVDRHRGVPPYRETRAYVERILRHVGQQRHPYDSSVVAPSPMLRTLRLASQEEHET, via the coding sequence CTGCGCGGCGCGGTCGGATTGTCGGCGGCGCTCGCGTGCGCGGCACCGGTCGCCGCAGCCGACGCCGGGCTGATCGCGCAGGCCTTCGCCGAGCAGGCGCGCTACCTTGCGCGCGAGGCGCTCAGCTATGAGCACGGGGAGGGCGTGCCGCGCGACCAGCCCTATGCGGCCCGCCTGTACTGCGAGTCGGCGCGCCTGGGTGATGCAGAGGGCATGTATGCGCTGGCCTGGATGTACGCCAACGGCCGGGGCGTCGAGCGCAACGACGAGTACGCCGGAACGCTGTTCGCGATGGCGGCGATGCAGGGCAACGCGCACGCTGCGCGCATGCAGCGCTATGTGGGCGAATACACCGGCGCGGTGCCCGAGTGTCTGCACACGCCTTCCACGCTGATCGAGCAGCGCTGGCCCGTGGAGACGCTGATCTCCCGCCTGCCTGCCGCCCGGCAGGAGGTGGCGCGCCTGCTCGCCGAGCTGGCGCCCAAGTATGGCGTGCAGCCCCAGCTCGCCCTCGCCATCGGTCTAACCGAGTCCGCGCTCAACCCGCAGGCCCTGTCGCCCAAGAACGCGATGGGTGTCATGCAGCTCATCCCGGAGACGGCGCAGCGCTTCAATGTCAGCAAACCCTACGACCCGGAGCAGAACATCCGCGGCGGGCTTGCCTACCTGCGCTGGCTGCTGGCCTATTTCGAGGGTGACATCGCGCTGGCCGCAGCCGGATACAACGCCGGCGAAGGCGCAGTCGATCGCCACCGGGGGGTGCCGCCCTATCGCGAGACCCGCGCCTACGTCGAGCGCATCCTGCGCCACGTCGGTCAGCAGCGGCATCCCTACGACAGCAGCGTGGTCGCGCCGAGTCCGATGTTGCGCACCCTGCGCCTCGCCAGCCAGGAGGAGCACGAGACATGA
- a CDS encoding nucleotide sugar dehydrogenase has protein sequence MTTIAVIGLGYVGLPLAVEFGKKYRTIGFDLSAEKVAAYREFHDPTGEVSSDDLRAATRLSCHTDPAALSEADFVVVAVPTPVDEAHQPDFTPLVKSSETVGRHLKRGAIVVYESTVYPGATEEVCIPILERESGMKWKQDFFVGYSPERINPGDKERTVTKILKVVSGDTPTTLSKVQEIYGSVITAGVYPASSIKVAEAAKVIENTQRDLNIALMNELAVIFHKIGIDTLEVLKAAGTKWNFLPFRPGLVGGHCIGVDPYYLTHKADMLGYHPQVILAGRRINDGMGKYVAEQTVKEMIAAGSSIKGARVIVLGLTFKENCPDLRNSKVIDVIHELQSYGCDVHVHDAVAAPAEAEHEYGVRLEAWDALPVADAIVAAVAHQEYLEMALPTLLGKLAPGGVFADVKSSYDPAALREAGARVWRL, from the coding sequence ATGACCACCATCGCCGTCATCGGCCTGGGCTACGTCGGCCTGCCACTCGCCGTGGAGTTCGGCAAGAAATACCGGACCATCGGCTTCGACCTCTCCGCCGAGAAGGTCGCTGCGTATCGCGAGTTCCACGACCCGACCGGCGAGGTGTCGTCCGATGACCTGCGCGCCGCCACCCGGCTCAGCTGCCACACCGATCCCGCCGCCCTGAGCGAAGCCGATTTCGTCGTCGTCGCCGTGCCCACGCCGGTCGACGAAGCCCACCAGCCGGACTTCACCCCGTTGGTGAAGTCGTCCGAGACAGTGGGGCGCCACCTCAAGCGGGGCGCGATCGTCGTCTACGAATCGACTGTGTACCCGGGCGCGACCGAGGAGGTCTGCATCCCCATCCTCGAGCGTGAATCGGGCATGAAGTGGAAGCAGGACTTCTTCGTCGGCTATTCGCCCGAGCGCATCAACCCCGGCGACAAGGAGCGCACCGTCACCAAGATCCTGAAGGTGGTCTCCGGCGACACGCCCACGACTCTGTCCAAGGTGCAGGAGATCTACGGTTCGGTCATCACCGCGGGCGTCTATCCGGCCAGCTCGATCAAGGTCGCCGAGGCCGCCAAGGTGATCGAGAACACCCAGCGCGACCTCAACATCGCGCTCATGAACGAGCTTGCCGTGATTTTCCACAAGATCGGCATCGACACGCTGGAGGTGCTCAAGGCCGCCGGCACCAAGTGGAACTTCCTGCCCTTCCGTCCCGGCCTGGTCGGCGGACACTGCATCGGCGTCGACCCGTACTACCTCACGCACAAGGCCGACATGCTCGGTTACCACCCGCAGGTGATCCTCGCCGGGCGGCGCATCAACGACGGCATGGGCAAGTACGTGGCCGAGCAGACGGTCAAGGAGATGATCGCGGCCGGCTCCAGCATCAAGGGTGCGCGCGTGATCGTGCTGGGGCTCACGTTCAAGGAGAACTGTCCCGATCTGCGCAACAGCAAGGTCATCGATGTCATCCACGAGCTTCAGAGCTATGGCTGCGACGTGCATGTGCACGATGCGGTCGCGGCTCCGGCCGAGGCGGAGCATGAGTACGGCGTGCGGCTCGAGGCCTGGGACGCGCTGCCGGTGGCCGATGCGATCGTCGCCGCAGTGGCGCACCAGGAGTACCTCGAGATGGCGCTGCCGACCTTGCTCGGGAAGCTCGCTCCGGGAGGCGTGTTCGCGGACGTCAAGTCCAGCTACGATCCCGCGGCGCTGCGGGAAGCCGGAGCGCGCGTCTGGCGTCTGTGA
- the prsT gene encoding XrtA/PEP-CTERM system TPR-repeat protein PrsT, with amino-acid sequence MRQKQNATPPATWSARARGVAVAALSAALVVGCGQSPEEMLASAKSYLDKRDLSAASIQLKNALQENGNLAEARFLLGGIHLEQGDVAGAVKELQRARELGYPAEPIAPLLARALLGAGEFDKLLQDFAETRVSEPGAQATILAALGDANFSKGEADKARARYIEALEVSPDQTAARIGLARVHMLKGDLQAAEDEAREAVKRDAAAAEAHATLSDVLTLRNQPEQALVALREAIRLAPRAVNYHFALVSQLLRQNDMPEAEKALQAMQQAAPSHPSTRYLKALMDYQNNRLVEARDALLQVLKDAPQYLPAELLAGTVLVRLNEHVIGRSHLARVLERAPREAMARRIMVVSHLATGEAPRALEYLQPLLQAPELDARLLGLAGQVFLANGDFERAEEYFERAARAAPEDAQARMRLGVARMAGGDTSAAFADLESAAQMDDSAIQADLALVMAHLRRGETDKALEAHAQLERKQPDNPLVHNLRGGLMLAKRDVPAARAAFEKALSIRPEYLAAAVNLARIDLSERRPEDALGRIRAVVERNPKNVEALLTLAELQRTTGAAPADVLASLVRAEAASPGAVAPNLAIVQHHLRQREFPQALQVAQKVAAANPEDARVVEMLARAQLAAGDSQQAISALNKLASLQPRSPQPHVMLADVQRSLKNNAAAEQALRRALSIAPDAVEAQQRLIALLIEGGNRDGALRVARDAQARQPQRPTGYLLEGEVLANGGKWAEAAAAYRKALDNGGGGQAATRLHAALMRSERKADADRMSADWLAKNPTDLVMRGYLAERALAEKRFADAKTLFTRMHEMAPQNALILNNLAWTAKELKDPKALEYGEQALRIAPENPAIIDTVGMIQVERGDFEAGIANLKRAVALGPDLLPLQLNLAKALARAGRGAEARSQLEALLPRLKEGTPLHGEAVALQKTL; translated from the coding sequence GTGAGACAGAAGCAGAATGCGACTCCCCCCGCGACGTGGTCGGCGCGCGCCCGGGGCGTGGCGGTCGCCGCGCTTTCGGCCGCCTTGGTCGTTGGCTGCGGGCAGAGTCCGGAGGAGATGCTGGCCTCGGCGAAGTCCTACCTCGACAAGCGGGACCTGAGCGCAGCGAGCATCCAGCTCAAGAATGCGCTGCAGGAGAATGGCAACCTCGCCGAAGCCCGCTTTCTGCTCGGTGGCATCCACCTCGAGCAGGGCGACGTCGCCGGTGCCGTCAAGGAACTGCAGCGCGCGCGCGAGCTCGGCTATCCCGCGGAGCCGATCGCGCCCCTGCTGGCGCGCGCGCTGCTTGGTGCGGGCGAGTTCGACAAGCTGCTGCAGGATTTCGCCGAGACCCGTGTGTCCGAACCGGGCGCACAGGCCACGATACTCGCCGCCCTTGGTGACGCCAATTTTTCCAAGGGCGAGGCCGACAAGGCGCGTGCGCGCTACATCGAAGCGCTTGAGGTCAGCCCCGACCAGACCGCAGCCCGCATCGGACTGGCGCGCGTCCACATGCTCAAGGGTGACCTGCAGGCCGCGGAGGACGAGGCGCGCGAGGCCGTGAAGCGTGACGCCGCCGCGGCCGAGGCACACGCCACGCTGTCCGACGTACTCACCCTGCGCAACCAGCCCGAGCAGGCCCTCGTTGCGCTGCGCGAGGCCATCCGGCTGGCGCCGCGGGCGGTCAACTACCACTTCGCACTGGTTTCGCAGCTGCTGCGCCAGAACGACATGCCCGAGGCCGAGAAGGCCCTGCAGGCGATGCAGCAGGCGGCGCCGTCCCATCCGTCGACGCGCTACCTCAAGGCCCTGATGGATTACCAGAACAACCGCCTGGTCGAGGCCCGCGACGCCCTCCTGCAGGTGCTCAAGGACGCCCCCCAATACCTGCCTGCAGAGCTTCTGGCCGGCACCGTGCTGGTGCGCCTGAACGAACACGTCATCGGCCGCAGCCACCTCGCACGCGTGCTCGAGCGCGCACCGCGCGAAGCGATGGCGCGCCGCATCATGGTCGTTTCCCATCTCGCCACCGGCGAAGCTCCGCGCGCGCTCGAGTACCTGCAGCCGCTGCTGCAGGCGCCGGAGCTCGACGCGCGGCTGCTCGGCCTCGCTGGCCAGGTGTTCCTCGCCAACGGCGATTTCGAGCGTGCGGAGGAGTATTTCGAGCGCGCGGCGCGTGCCGCCCCGGAGGACGCGCAGGCGCGCATGCGCCTCGGCGTCGCGCGCATGGCCGGAGGCGACACCTCTGCCGCGTTTGCGGACCTGGAGAGCGCGGCGCAGATGGACGATTCCGCGATCCAGGCCGACCTCGCGCTCGTCATGGCGCACCTGCGCCGCGGGGAGACCGACAAGGCGCTCGAGGCCCACGCCCAGCTCGAGCGCAAGCAGCCGGACAATCCGCTCGTGCACAACCTGCGCGGCGGGCTGATGCTCGCCAAGCGCGACGTGCCGGCCGCGCGCGCGGCGTTCGAGAAGGCGCTGTCGATCCGTCCCGAGTACCTCGCAGCGGCCGTCAATCTGGCTCGCATCGATCTGTCCGAGCGCCGGCCCGAGGATGCGCTCGGGCGGATCAGGGCGGTGGTCGAGCGCAACCCGAAGAACGTCGAGGCACTGCTGACGCTGGCCGAGTTGCAGCGCACTACCGGCGCCGCCCCTGCCGACGTGCTCGCTTCGCTGGTGCGCGCGGAGGCCGCCTCGCCGGGCGCAGTGGCGCCCAATCTCGCGATCGTCCAGCACCACCTGCGCCAGCGCGAGTTCCCGCAGGCGCTGCAGGTGGCGCAGAAGGTGGCTGCGGCGAATCCAGAGGATGCACGCGTGGTCGAGATGCTGGCCCGTGCGCAGCTGGCCGCGGGAGACAGCCAGCAGGCGATCTCGGCCCTCAACAAGCTCGCCAGTCTGCAGCCGCGCTCGCCGCAGCCGCACGTGATGCTGGCCGACGTGCAGCGCAGCCTGAAGAACAATGCTGCCGCCGAGCAGGCCCTGCGGCGTGCGCTGAGCATCGCACCCGACGCGGTCGAAGCGCAGCAGCGCCTGATCGCGCTGCTGATCGAGGGCGGCAATCGCGACGGCGCCCTCAGGGTGGCGCGGGACGCGCAGGCCCGCCAGCCGCAGCGGCCGACGGGCTACCTGCTCGAAGGCGAGGTCCTCGCCAACGGCGGCAAGTGGGCCGAGGCCGCGGCCGCCTACCGCAAGGCGCTCGACAACGGCGGCGGCGGGCAGGCGGCCACGCGCCTGCACGCCGCGCTGATGCGCTCCGAACGCAAGGCCGACGCCGACCGGATGTCGGCTGACTGGCTCGCGAAGAATCCGACCGACCTCGTGATGCGCGGCTACCTGGCCGAGCGCGCCCTCGCCGAGAAGCGCTTCGCCGACGCGAAGACGCTGTTTACCCGCATGCACGAGATGGCGCCGCAGAACGCACTGATCCTCAACAACCTGGCGTGGACTGCGAAGGAGTTGAAGGACCCGAAGGCCCTGGAATATGGCGAGCAGGCGCTGCGCATCGCGCCGGAGAACCCCGCCATCATCGACACCGTGGGCATGATCCAGGTCGAGCGCGGCGACTTCGAGGCGGGCATCGCCAACCTCAAGCGCGCGGTGGCGCTGGGGCCCGATCTGCTGCCGCTGCAGCTCAACCTCGCCAAGGCGCTCGCCAGGGCCGGTCGCGGCGCGGAGGCGCGCAGCCAGCTCGAAGCCCTGCTGCCCCGTCTCAAGGAAGGCACGCCGCTGCATGGCGAGGCGGTCGCGCTGCAGAAGACCCTCTGA